The following are from one region of the Capsicum annuum cultivar UCD-10X-F1 chromosome 1, UCD10Xv1.1, whole genome shotgun sequence genome:
- the LOC107857008 gene encoding adenylate isopentenyltransferase 5, chloroplastic: MINIAPFVSCKYQPLINFRDGLTINRFIPPRRKDKVVIVIGATGTGKSRLSIDLANHFSAEVVNSDKMQVYKGLDIVTNKVTEEETCGIPHHLLAFVDPNETFTATDFCQHASLAVDSITRKGQLPIIAGGSNSYIKALVNDDIEFKSRYECCFLWIDVKLELLQRFVSERVDKMVKDGLVEEAREFFSPDGDYTSGIRRAIGVPEMDEYFRNEDKLINEDALDEMLQRAIENIKANTCKLACCQRENILRLERQLGWNINRLDATEAFEKKGGESHQAWRRLVSEPSARFVHYFLGEELLNIPTPSSSSTSFLPAVATATH; this comes from the coding sequence ATGATCAATATTGCACCATTTGTTTCTTGCAAATATCAGCCACTTATTAATTTCCGAGATGGTCTAACTATTAATCGCTTTATTCCCCCTCGGAGAAAGGACAAGGTGGTGATAGTTATTGGTGCAACTGGCACTGGAAAATCTAGACTTTCCATTGATCTCGCTAACCATTTTTCAGCAGAGGTTGTGAATAGTGACAAAATGCAAGTGTACAAAGGTCTAGATATAGTCACTAATAAGGTGACAGAGGAGGAGACTTGCGGAATCCCACATCATTTGTTAGCATTTGTTGATCCTAATGAAACTTTCACTGCCACAGACTTTTGTCAACATGCTTCACTGGCTGTGGATTCAATCACAAGAAAGGGTCAACTACCGATAATTGCTGGAGGGTCAAATTCGTACATTAAGGCACTAGTGAATGATGACATTGAGTTTAAGTCCAGGTACGAATGTTGTTTTCTCTGGATTGATGTGAAGTTGGAATTACTGCAACGGTTCGTGTCAGAACGAGTCGATAAGATGGTGAAAGACGGGCTAGTAGAGGAAGCACGGGAATTTTTCAGCCCTGATGGCGATTACACTAGTGGAATCAGACGTGCAATTGGAGTACCAGAAATGGATGAATATTTCAGAAATGAGGATAAGTTGATCAACGAAGATGCCCTGGACGAGATGCTTCAACGTGCCATTGAAAATATAAAGGCCAATACATGCAAATTGGCATGTTGCCAGCGCGAAAATATTCTTAGACTTGAGAGACAACTTGGGTGGAATATAAATCGACTTGATGCTACAGAAGCATTTGAAAAGAAAGGTGGTGAATCACATCAAGCATGGCGTCGGCTTGTATCTGAACCAAGTGCTCGATTTGTTCACTATTTTCTTGGTGAAGAGCTTCTCAATATCCCTACTCCATCTTCTTCCTCAACTTCCTTCTTACCTGCAGTTGCTACTGCAACgcactaa